One genomic segment of Salmo trutta chromosome 8, fSalTru1.1, whole genome shotgun sequence includes these proteins:
- the LOC115198645 gene encoding zinc finger BED domain-containing protein 4, producing the protein MDGEEDLSLKSEEDVVDSETNGIENKKREAKGTCLKIEGQDGYVFKSYSITPHDTADAKTFCPSKTWAKDSSPVASIHEEEPDNLSISQVDGQLTINESVNEADEACDKEDSLRPTSPAISNKILNLNTEVKIENGTSEHNNEEEEDPNSMTGTQEDERLSYDSSVGPFVTRDDTDDNTDDYSSMLSGYTSTLYDVAMDAVTQSLLSSMRSPTNANPRKKSPAWNHFCISPRDSTKAICMYCMKEFSRGKNEKDLSTSCLMRHVRRAHPTVLLQDGDLSSNTLTASVASSVIPPSNSSNNGSLAASITTPASRNNSSPSTSSAEGSDISSKEVLPKLEKGAKNDTGTVSSSHSNNNHEEAMDGGGCERLAATPKNSSSRRRSAVWKHFYLSPADSSKAVCIHCMNEFSRGKNGKDLGTSCLIRHMWRAHREIVIEENGQGSNIPPPYTNPPTLLSRSQLHQDSVVEIKKESPFAPSSPETISDEVPHNKDESMDVKEESDDTINQSEQDSSLNLCFGLRDEDVALPPSLCDLSLEGSGLKEDPASSIFQQNKKIMKRVKSEVWHHFIVSPVDQLKALCRYCPCVISRGKRGDFGTSCLMRHLMRRHPDVLKNQKSTNDKDSSPHPYATLSAAEAVPAKLTNSPAKEKKPHNSVFSKKTSKLWNHFSISPSDPTKVVCLHCSRTISRGKKTTNLGTSCLFRHMQRFHGNVLESNSTISGDVPSAEIHVKHELMDTSSVYDENCERFDEYHPVAKIITKLVAEMLALDLQPSALVENTGLNRLLEYLQPQYSLPSSSYFTSTAIPDMYERVKEVVLTHLKEAESGIVHFTTSIWVTSQTREFLTLTAHWVSYESCVRPQGEDFHCSALLSVSQIDCDHDTLNIQKQLEYFWDTWISSLGLKKGFTVTDNNAIANVLEDNNHVIVQCFGHTIDLIVNEAIKSQRMVQNLLSNARKICERVYRSDKAKEKLAELQKVYQLPENCLIQDVPSKWRTSFFMLERLVEQKKAVDGMSVECNFREMISCDQWEVMQSVCNALKPFEVACREMSNRTATLGQVIPLIHILNRKIDMLFDETMGIDNMLKSLKEAMVSRMSSTLHDPRYTWATMLDPRYKTSLFTEEEAEQCKQDLISELQVSLSTSIEIKPSLSNGCGGEVPVSSSGSPSNKDNLWALMDDIRHKIKQEDKPKSSELAVLEYLEEDILDQSCDPLDYWNLKKLLWPDLAKVAVRYVGCPPSIVPAEILFSTASVNCALNQPMPLLENMEGLLFLKVNLPLIYYQH; encoded by the coding sequence ATGGATGGAGAGGAAGACCTCTCTCTTAAGAGTGAAGAAGATGTAGTAGACTCAGAAACTAATGGCATAGAAAACAAGAAAAGAGAGGCAAAAGGAACATGTCTAAAAATTGAGGGGCAAGATGGCTACGTGTTTAAATCATACAGCATCACCCCCCATGACACTGCAGATGCAAAAACCTTTTGTCCGTCTAAAACATGGGCTAAAGATTCTTCCCCCGTGGCTTCTATTCACGAGGAGGAACCAGACAATTTATCTATTTCTCAGGTTGATGGACAATTAACAATTAATGAGTCTGTCAATGAAGCGGATGAGGCATGTGATAAAGAAGACTCTCTTAGGCCTACTTCTCCAGCCATTTCAAACAAAATCCTAAATCTAAACACTGAGGTCAAGATAGAAAATGGCACTTCTGAACATAataatgaggaagaggaggatccaAACAGTATGACGGGGACCCAAGAGGATGAAAGGTTATCGTATGATAGTTCTGTAGGCCCCTTTGTTACTAGAGACGATACAGATGACAATACAGATGATTACAGTAGTATGCTTAGTGGGTACACAAGCACTCTTTATGATGTTGCGATGGATGCTGTCACTCAAAGCCTATTGTCATCCATGAGAAGTCCCACTAACGCTAATCCCAGGAAGAAATCCCCTGCCTGGAACCATTTCTGCATATCTCCACGCGATAGTACCAAAGCaatctgtatgtactgtatgaaagAGTTCAGTCGAGGTAAGAACGAGAAGGACCTCAGTACAAGTTGTTTAATGAGGCACGTACGAAGGGCTCACCCCACTGTGCTTTTACAAGATGGCGACCTCTCCTCAAATACTCTGACTGCTTCAGTTGCCTCATCTGTAATACCCCCCTCAAATTCATCAAATAACGGAAGCCTGGCAGCTAGCATTACTACTCCTGCCTCACGAAACAACTCTTCACCGTCCACCTCTTCAGCAGAGGGCTCTGACATATCATCCAAAGAAGTGTTACCAAAACTTGAAAAGGGTGCCAAAAACGACACTGGCACAGTCTCATCCTCACATTCCAACAACAACCACGAAGAAGCGATGGATGGAGGTGGGTGTGAGCGCCTCGCTGCAACTCCCAAAAACTCAAGTTCTCGTAGAAGATCAGCTGTGTGGAAGCATTTCTACCTGTCCCCTGCTGACAGTTCCAAAGCAGTATGCATACACTGCATGAATGAATTTAGCAGGGGTAAAAATGGAAAGGACCTGGGCACAAGCTGTCTGATTCGCCATATGTGGAGAGCCCACAGAGAAATTGTCATTGAAGAAAATGGACAGGGCTCGAACATCCCACCACCATATACAAACCCACCAACACTATTGTCTCGCTCTCAGCTGCATCAGGACTCAGTAGTGGAGATTAAAAAAGAATCCCCTTTCGCTCCATCCTCCCCAGAAACAATATCTGACGAAGTGCCCCATAACAAAGATGAAAGCATGGATGTGAAGGAGGAGTCTGATGACACAATAAACCAATCAGAACAGGATTCCTCCCTCAATCTCTGCTTTGGACTTAGAGATGAGGATGTTGCTTTACCTCCCTCACTGTGTGATCTGTCTCTAGAGGGCTCAGGCCTGAAAGAGGATCCGGCGAGTTCAATTTtccaacaaaataaaaaaatcatgaaACGTGTGAAATCCGAAGTGTGGCACCATTTCATTGTCTCTCCAGTGGATCAGCTTAAAGCCCTCTGCCGATACTGCCCCTGTGTCATAAGCCGGGGGAAACGGGGAGACTTCGGAACCAGCTGTTTGATGAGGCATCTAATGAGAAGGCACCCTGATGTCCTCAAAAACCAAAAAAGCACAAATGATAAGGACTCCTCACCTCATCCCTACGCTACTCTCTCTGCTGCTGAGGCTGTTCCAGCCAAACTGACTAACAGCCCTGCCAAAGAGAAAAAGCCACATAACTCTGTATTCAGTAAAAAGACATCAAAGTTGTGGAATCATTTTTCTATTTCCCCTTCTGATCCCACTAAGGTGGTTTGTTTACACTGTAGCCGCACAATAAGTCGGGGCAAAAAGACAACAAACCTCGGTACTAGTTGTTTATTCAGGCACATGCAGAGATTTCATGGAAATGTTCTTGAAAGTAACAGTACTATCTCAGGTGATGTGCCGTCTGCTGAAATTCACGTTAAACACGAACTCATGGACACTTCTTCTGTGTATGACGAAAACTGTGAAAGATTTGATGAATACCACCCGGTTGCCAAAATAATCACCAAACTCGTTGCCGAAATGCTTGCACTGGATCTTCAGCCATCAGCCTTAGTAGAGAACACTGGTTTGAACCGATTACTGGAGTATCTTCAACCCCAATATTCTCTACCCTCCTCTTCGTATTTCACCAGCACTGCCATACCAGACATGTATGAGAGGGTGAAGGAGGTTGTTCTCACACACCTGAAAGAGGCTGAGAGTGGTATTGTCCATTTTACAACAAGCATCTGGGTCACTAGCCAGACTCGGGAATTTCTGACTCTTACTGCCCACTGGGTTTCATACGAATCATGTGTTAGACCTCAGGGTGAGGACTTTCACTGCTCCGCTCTCCTCAGTGTGTCACAGATAGACTGTGACCATGACACGCTCAATATACAGAAGCAGCTCGAATACTTCTGGGACACCTGGATCAGCTCCTTAGGGCTGAAGAAAGGATTCACTGTAACCGACAACAATGCTATTGCAAACGTCCTGGAGGACAACAACCATGTCATCGTGCAGTGCTTTGGTCACACCATAGATCTAATTGTGAATGAAGCCATAAAGAGTCAGAGGATGGTCCAGAACCTTCTAAGCAACGCTCGGAAGATCTGCGAGCGCGTGTATCGCTCAGACAAAGCAAAGGAGAAGTTGGCAGAACTGCAGAAGGTTTACCAGCTACCTGAAAATTGCCTCATCCAGGATGTTCCCTCAAAATGGAGGACATCCTTCTTCATGCTTGAACGTCTGGTGGAACAAAAGAAAGCGGTTGACGGGATGTCAGTAGAGTGCAACTTCAGGGAAATGATCAGTTGCGACCAGTGGGAAGTGATGCAGTCGGTATGCAATGCGTTGAAGCCTTTCGAAGTGGCCTGCAGGGAGATGAGCAATCGCACTGCCACTTTGGGTCAAGTCATACCACTGATCCACATCCTCAACCGGAAGATAGACATGCTCTTTGACGAGACGATGGGCATCGACAACATGCTCAAGTCTCTGAAGGAAGCGATGGTGAGCAGGATGTCGTCGACCCTACACGACCCCAGGTACACTTGGGCGACAATGCTGGACCCGCGGTACAAGACTTCCTTGTTCACAGAGGAAGAGGCGGAGCAATGCAAACAAGACCTCATCAGTGAACTTCAGGTGTCCCTTTCTACCTCAATTGAGATAAAGCCTTCACTATCCAACGGATGTGGTGGAGAGGTCCCAGTTTCATCAAGCGGTTCTCCCTCAAACAAGGACAACCTCTGGGCGCTCATGGATGACATCAGACACAAGATAAAACAGGAGGACAAGCCAAAATCATCAGAGCTGGCAGTGCTGGAATACTTGGAGGAGGACATACTTGATCAAAGCTGTGATCCACTAGACTATTGGAACCTGAAGAAGTTACTGTGGCCTGACCTTGCCAAGGTCGCTGTCCGCTACGTGGGCTGCCctcccagcattgtcccagcagAGATTCTGTTCAGCACAGCCAGTGTGAACTGCGCTCTGAATCAGCCCATGCCATTACTAGAAAACATGGAGGGGCTTCTCTTTCTGAAGGTCAACCTACCCTTAATTTATTATCAGCACTGA